Proteins encoded by one window of Pecten maximus unplaced genomic scaffold, xPecMax1.1, whole genome shotgun sequence:
- the LOC117320854 gene encoding uncharacterized serine-rich protein C215.13-like, with protein MDMASNKSVKLQINTPSGSISAYMEPEMAEYYRSNSEALGSLVKEHLQMSTTFDGAANSISSPSSRSTNVISPSSSSVIRPSPSSSSVIRPSQSSSSAVRPSPSSSSAGRASPSPSPSSVIRPSQSSSSAVRPSPSSSSADRASSSPSSVVRPSPSPSTSTSSTDTEGSGCGAWNRSATLLLLEDYRIISKKVEAGQKTKKSMWNEISANLKKRGYSYTPDQVSGRFKTLVRGYKNFKDHQKKSGNGTKAFEYKEEMEELLGQDPAVVPVITLSSTAQNATDIDDSLDSSRDGDETEDTTSAASNATVSESSKRKKPNTNDPVDANKKRRCSSRADVIQSLNDFMKNQESENEKKEARHREKLDVLKELVGALSKK; from the exons ATGGATATGGCCAGCAATAAAAG TGTTAAGCTTCAAATCAATACACCAAGTGGCAGTATTTCAGCATACATGGAGCCAGAGATGGCCGAATACTACAGATCTA ACAGTGAAGCCCTTGGATCCCTTGTTAAGGAGCATCTTCAGATGTCTACTACATTTGATGGTGCAGCCAATTCTATCTCAAGCCCTTCATCAAGGTCAACCAATGTCATCAGCCCAAGCTCATCTTCTGTCATCAGACCAAGCCCAAGCTCATCTTCTGTCATCAGACCAAGCCAAAGCTCATCTTCTGCTGTCAGACCAAGCCCAAGCTCATCTTCTGCCGGCAGAGCAAGCCCAAGCCCAAGCCCATCTTCTGTCATCAGACCAAGCCAAAGCTCATCTTCTGCTGTCAGACCAAGCCCAAGCTCATCTTCTGCCGACAGAGCAAGCTCAAGCCCATCTTCTGTCGTCAGACCAAGCCCAAGCCCATCTACTAGCACCTCTTCAACAG ATACAGAGGGTTCGGGATGCGGTGCATGGAACAGAAGTGCAACATTACTTCTCCTAGAAGATTATAGGATAATCTCGAAGAAAGTTGAAGCTGGtcaaaaaacaaagaaatccATGTGGAATGAAATCTCAGCAAATCTTAAGAAAAGGGGTTACAGCTATACACCAGACCAAGTTAGTGGAAGATTTAAGACTTTGGTAAGGGGTTATAAAAACTTCAAAGATCATCAGAAGAAAAGTGGGAATGGAACAAAAGCTTTTGAATATAAAGAAGAAATGGAAGAATTATTGGGGCAAGATCCTGCAGTTGTACCAGTAATAACACTGTCCAGCACAGCACAGAATGCTACAGATATTGATGATAGTCTAGACTCCAGTAGAGACGGAGATGAAACTGAAGATACCACTAGTGCAGCAAGTAATGCAACAGTCTCTGAATCTTCCAAGAGAAAGAAGCCAAATACAAATGATCCTGTCGATGCAAACAAGAAAAGAAGATGTTCCTCGAGAGCTGATGTTATCCAgtctttaaatgattttatgaaaaatcAAGAGTCagaaaatgaaaagaaagaagCTCGACATAGAGAAAAACTTGATGTCTTGAAAGAGTTGGTGGGAGCTTTAAGCAAGAAATGA
- the LOC117320857 gene encoding putative nuclease HARBI1, producing MADPVETAAALVIIEELFDSSDDEDSSVTVPLHFGVIALSMPDERAKIRRYAEEVIPMYTDEVFRRLFRMSRDTFSVLVDFITECLDWQRHHTGGYDPIPVDKQLYVTLWYLGGTDTINKIADRFGIGEASVIECRKRIIKTILNHLKSRFIKWPSPGEMAEEADVFSQRNGFPGIIGALDGTHIHISKPKDHPQSYFNRKGYYSIQMQAVCRHDMRLTHVFVGYPGSCHDARVLKNSDIWNNGLQLCNNTYCILADGAYPIRRWLLTPYRDNGHLGNRERRYNHYHSSCRVVIERSFGLLKGRFRRLQNLQTSSIKTACQIIMASSVLHNICILQKDEVSDFLEEDGDQPNHHQPVPNIVENDAEGVLKRNIIANRLV from the exons ATGGCGGATCCTGTGGAAACAGCGGCAGCACTTGTCATCATAGAAGAGCTTTTTGACTCTTCAGATGACGAAGACTCCAGTGTCACGGTGCCATTACATTTTGGAGTGATAGCTTTATCAAT GCCAGATGAAAGAGCAAAGATACGACGATACGCAGAAGAAGTTATCCCTATGTACACAGATGAAGTATTCAGAAGATTGTTCAGGATGTCTAGAGATACATTTAGTGTTCTGGTAGATTTCATAACAGAATGTCTCGATTGGCAAAGACATCACACAGGAGGATATGATCCTATACCCGttgataaacagctatatgtcACATTATGGTATTTAGGTGGCACAGACACTATAAATAAAATAGCAGACCGCTTTGGAATTGGTGAAGCGTCCGTCATTGAATGCCGAAAGAGGATTATAAAAACTATCTTAAATCACTTAAAATCTAGGTTCATAAAATGGCCAAGTCCAGGAGAAATGGCAGAAGAAGCTGATGTGTTTTCACAAAGGAATGGTTTTCCAGGTATCATTGGAGCGCTTGATGggacacacatacacataagTAAGCCAAAAGATCATCCCCAGTCCTATTTCAACCGTAAAGGATATTACTCTATCCAGATGCAAGCTGTTTGTAGACACGATATGAGACTAACACACGTTTTTGTTGGATATCCTGGCAGTTGCCACGATGCACGTGTCCTTAAAAACTCAGACATTTGGAACAATGGGTTGCAACTCTGCAACAATACTTACTGCATTCTGGCTGATGGAGCCTATCCTATCAGAAGATGGTTACTCACACCTTATAGAGACAATGGCCATCTCGGAAACCGTGAACGAAGGTATAACCATTACCATTCATCCTGTAGAGTCGTTATTGAGAGGTCATTTGGGCTACTGAAAGGACGATTTCGACGTCTGCAAAACCTTCAGACAAGCAGTATCAAAACTGCATGTCAGATAATTATGGCTAGTTCTGTGTTGCATAATATATGCATTTTACAAAAAGATGAGGTCAGTGATTTCCTGGAGGAAGATGGTGATCAGCCAAATCATCACCAACCTGTTCCAAACATTGTAGAAAATGATGCGGAAGGAGTTctcaaaagaaatattattgCCAATCGACTAGTGTGA
- the LOC117320858 gene encoding uncharacterized protein LOC117320858, whose amino-acid sequence MAKRPRVKNFDNDELELLTQLCEQHKDILNSKLTNSKTNEDKKKIWIMMAAEISALGKSKRTAECVKTKWANTASEAKRNFSDMQIYKRGTGGGPPPKLLTPLMEKVVDLYKDSAAFTGLEGVEVPPPPSDLRSQRVSTK is encoded by the coding sequence ATGGCAAAACGCCCGAGGGTAAAAAACTTTGATAATGATGAACTTGAACTGCTTACACAATTGTGTGAGCAGCACAAGGACATCCTTAATTCAAAACTTACCAACTCCAAGACGAATGAAGACAAGAAGAAAATTTGGATTATGATGGCTGCGGAAATCAGTGCGTTGGGAAAAAGCAAACGGACTGCTGAATGTGTGAAGACAAAGTGGGCAAATACAGCCTCGGAGGCAAAGAGGAACTTTTCGGACATGCAAATTTATAAGCGTGGGACCGGGGGAGGTCCTCCTCCAAAGCTGCTTACTCCTCTCATGGAGAAGGTTGTGGATCTGTACAAAGATTCGGCCGCGTTCACCGGCCTGGAGGGAGTTGAGGTACCGCCTCCTCCTTCGGATTTACGGTCACAGAGGGTaagtacaaaataa
- the LOC117320859 gene encoding uncharacterized protein LOC117320859: protein MAMPVLILGHSYIRRLDQMTNDFRLDCINFGLDGTRVQVYCYGLGGGTICPGPKSLQHKLTLLRDIHPKIVILQCGGNDLSRECDVNELARKIINFASLVMNAPSVQRVVIGQLLPRFSQRLRHSYNEDVVKLNLALEAMASKQDFLSFWHHRGFWANPRPLYARDTVHLNEVGMRKYYRSMKAAIVFHSRRM, encoded by the coding sequence ATGGCGATGCCTGTTTTAATACTTGGTCATTCTTATATACGTAGACTGGATCAGATGACTAATGATTTTCGCCTCGATTGTATCAATTTCGGATTAGATGGAACACGGGTACAGGTTTACTGTTACGGGCTTGGCGGGGGAACGATATGTCCCGGACCAAAATCGCTTCAGCATAAACTGACTTTGCTAAGGGATATTCATCCCAAAATAGTTATTTTGCAGTGTGGGGGCAACGATTTGTCGAGAGAGTGTGACGTCAACGAACTCGCCCGCAAGATTATAAACTTTGCATCCCTCGTTATGAACGCACCCTCGGTGCAGCGTGTGGTTATCGGACAACTGTTACCAAGATTTTCTCAGCGTCTTCGCCACAGCTATAACGAAGACGTGGTAAAACTGAACCTAGCTCTAGAGGCAATGGCCAGCAAACAGGATTTCCTTTCATTCTGGCATCATCGCGGTTTTTGGGCGAATCCTCGTCCGCTATATGCAAGGGATACGGTTCACCTCAACGAGGTAGGAATGCGGAAATACTACCGTAGCATGAAGGCGGCCATCGTGTTCCATTCCCGTCGAATGTAA